One genomic window of Solanum dulcamara chromosome 10, daSolDulc1.2, whole genome shotgun sequence includes the following:
- the LOC129871104 gene encoding probable protein ABIL5 — translation MMEEEFNSSPQKYTEAETDDSTKFNNSLQELKDLCSQLHHAADYCEKAFVKAEEKRAVVENTKEYLCRAVVTVVDHLGSVSAKLECKISTIDTASETELQIDGLTQRLATCQQYSNKLALTRLCWNTDIATFHRRYISPPIQDLRRMKQMSRGFGIQIDNKTLDKDEFEAEEDVPLFCYTYNFKPSLLEVSEPKSSFTPPVLPVRDGLSVAPKSQNSNFKFQEARKQKRNILNWKAMHNKDIRSLIRRGRRIVT, via the exons ATGATGGAGGAGGAATTTAATTCATCTCCCCAAAAATATACAGAAGCAGAAACTGATGATTCAACTAAGTTTAACAACTCCTTGCAA gaaCTCAAGGATTTGTGCTCTCAACTTCATCATGCTGCAGATTATTGTGAGAAAGCATTTGTTAAGGCAGAAGAGAAAAGAGC TGTAGTGGAAAACACAAAAGAGTACCTCTGCAGAGCTGTTGTTACAGTTGTTGATCATTTAGGATCTGTCTCAGCTAAACTTGAATGCAAGATTTCAACTATAGATACAGCTTCTGAAACAGAGCTACAAATTGATGGTTTGACTCAA AGGCTCGCGACCTGCCAGCAATACTCTAACAAGCTTGCTCTCACAAGGCTTTGTTGGAATACTGATATAGCAACATTTCATCGTCGTTATATATCACCAC CAATTCAAGATCTCAGGAGAATGAAACAAATGTCAAG GGGATTCGGTATACAAATTGATAATAAGACTCTAGACAAggatgaatttgaggcagaggaagATGTGCCACTATTTTGTTACACTTACAACTTTAAGCCTTCTCTACTTGAAGTATCAGAGCCAAAGTCTAGCTTTACACCTCCAG TGCTTCCTGTTCGCGATGGACTATCTGTTGcaccaaaatcacaaaattccAACTTTAAGTTTCAG GAGGCTCGAAAGCAAAAACGAAACATATTGAATTGGAAAGCGATGCATAATAAGGACATCAGGTCACTCATTCGACGTGGTAGAAGAATAGTTACATGA
- the LOC129871103 gene encoding rho guanine nucleotide exchange factor 8-like isoform X1: MVREIYKISKSRSFNFRKIFEGRHAHNHHHHDVVLEKNGHGKEMKFRSQLGAKSSSALELQQLTSVFNRSVDSISRFAKEGERSRNIHKDKQGSEMEMMKERFAKLLLGEDMSGRGQGVSSALALSNAITNLAASVFGEQRKLEPMSEERKARWRKEINWLLSVSDYIVEFVPSQQKSKDGTNIEVMVTQQRRDLFMNIPALKKLDAMLIDCLEKFKDENEFWYVSKDADESEKGVQRDDKWWLPTIKVPPEGLSDTCRKWLQYQKDCVNQVQKASMAINAQILSEMEIPENYIESLPKNGRSSLGDSIYKSITIEFFEPEQFLLTMDLSTEHKVLDLKNRIEASIVIWQRKMHLKDGKSTWGLAVSVEKRELFEERAEAILLLLKQKFPGIPQSSLDISKIEHNNDIGHSVLESYSRVLESLANTVMSRIEDVLYADSLTQNPSLELEKLNLSSADSSPQFPLSGMSTPRELEAEVLSSAAQTPTLSDFIGWSEELGDTGMKKNHSTGNLEAYFKGENDYNCIGKLACITPKRLSYIEKIGSGLRSPTSRH; the protein is encoded by the exons atggttaGAGAAATATACAAGATTTCAAAGTCAAGATCTTTCAATTTTAGGAAGATTTTTGAAGGAAGACATGCACATAATCACCATCATCATGATGTAGTGTTAGAGAAAAATGGACATGGCAAAGAGATGAAATTTAGGAGTCAATTAGGTGCAAAATCATCTTCAGCATTAGAATTACAACAATTAACTAGTGTTTTTAATAGGTCTGTTGATTCCATTTCGCGCTTCGCCAAGGAAGGAGAAAGATCAAGAAACATCCACAAGGATAAACAAGGTTCAG AGATGGAAATGATGAAAGAAAGGTTCGCGAAGCTACTTTTAGGAGAGGACATGTCTGGTAGAGGACAGGGCGTTTCATCGGCTCTAGCTTTATCAAATGCCATTACTAATCTTGCAG CTTCTGTTTTTGGAGAACAAAGGAAATTGGAGCCAATGTCTGAAGAGAGAAAAGCAAGATGGAGAAAAGAAATCAACTGGCTTTTATCTGTATCAGATTACATTGTTGAATTTGTTCCTTCTCAACAAAAATCTAAGGATGGAACAAACATTGAG GTAATGGTGACACAACAAAGAAGAGATTTGTTCATGAACATCCCAGccttgaaaaagcttgatgCAATGCTCATT GATTGCTTAGAAAAATTTAAAGACGAGAACGAGTTCTGGTATGTCTCAAAAGATGCTGATGAATCCGAGAAAGGTGTCCAGAGAGATGATAAATGGTGGCTACCTACAATCAAGGTTCCACCAGAGGGTCTCTCAGATACATGTCGAAAATGGCTTCAATATCAGAAAGATTGTGTGAACCAAGTACAGAAAGCATCTATGGCTATTAATGCACAAATACTCTCAGAAATGGAAATTCCTGAAAACTACATTGAATCTCTCCCTAAG AATGGTAGATCAAGTCTTGGTGATTCAATCTACAAGAGCATCACAATTGAGTTCTTTGAACCTGAACAATTTCTTTTAACAATGGATTTGTCCACAGAACACAAAGTTCTTGATCTTAAAAACAGAATTGAGGCATCTATAGTAATTTGGCAACGGAAAATGCACCTTAAAGATGGAAAATCTACATGGGGTTTAGCTGTGAGTGTGGAGAAAAGAGAGCTTTTTGAAGAAAGAGCAGAGGCTATCTTACTCTTGTTAAAACAAAAATTTCCTGGAATCCCTCAATCTTCTCTTGACATTAGCAAAATCGAACATAACAAC GATATAGGACATTCTGTTCTGGAGAGCTATTCAAGGGTGCTAGAAAGCCTAGCTAACACGGTTATGTCACGCATCGAAGATGTCCTATACGCCGACTCTCTAACACAAAATCCATCACTTGAATTGGAAAAGTTGAACCTCTCATCAGCTGATTCCTCACCTCAATTTCCACTAAGTGGTATGTCAACTCCAAGGGAACTAGAGGCAGAGGTATTAAGTTCTGCTGCACAAACACCGACTTTATCTGATTTCATTGGTTGGAGTGAAGAGCTAGGAGACACAGGAATGAAGAAGAATCATTCGACGGGTAACTTGGAGGCTTATTTCAAAGGTGAAAATGACTACAATTGCATAGGGAAACTAGCTTGTATTACTCCCAAGAGATTATCCTACATTGAAAAGATTGGAAGTGGCCTAAGAAGTCCAACATCTCGACATTAA
- the LOC129871103 gene encoding rho guanine nucleotide exchange factor 8-like isoform X2 gives MVREIYKISKSRSFNFRKIFEGRHAHNHHHHDVVLEKNGHGKEMKFRSQLGAKSSSALELQQLTSVFNRSVDSISRFAKEGERSRNIHKDKQGSEMEMMKERFAKLLLGEDMSGRGQGVSSALALSNAITNLAASVFGEQRKLEPMSEERKARWRKEINWLLSVSDYIVEFVPSQQKSKDGTNIEVMVTQQRRDLFMNIPALKKLDAMLIDCLEKFKDENEFWYVSKDADESEKGVQRDDKWWLPTIKVPPEGLSDTCRKWLQYQKDCVNQVQKASMAINAQILSEMEIPENYIESLPKDIGHSVLESYSRVLESLANTVMSRIEDVLYADSLTQNPSLELEKLNLSSADSSPQFPLSGMSTPRELEAEVLSSAAQTPTLSDFIGWSEELGDTGMKKNHSTGNLEAYFKGENDYNCIGKLACITPKRLSYIEKIGSGLRSPTSRH, from the exons atggttaGAGAAATATACAAGATTTCAAAGTCAAGATCTTTCAATTTTAGGAAGATTTTTGAAGGAAGACATGCACATAATCACCATCATCATGATGTAGTGTTAGAGAAAAATGGACATGGCAAAGAGATGAAATTTAGGAGTCAATTAGGTGCAAAATCATCTTCAGCATTAGAATTACAACAATTAACTAGTGTTTTTAATAGGTCTGTTGATTCCATTTCGCGCTTCGCCAAGGAAGGAGAAAGATCAAGAAACATCCACAAGGATAAACAAGGTTCAG AGATGGAAATGATGAAAGAAAGGTTCGCGAAGCTACTTTTAGGAGAGGACATGTCTGGTAGAGGACAGGGCGTTTCATCGGCTCTAGCTTTATCAAATGCCATTACTAATCTTGCAG CTTCTGTTTTTGGAGAACAAAGGAAATTGGAGCCAATGTCTGAAGAGAGAAAAGCAAGATGGAGAAAAGAAATCAACTGGCTTTTATCTGTATCAGATTACATTGTTGAATTTGTTCCTTCTCAACAAAAATCTAAGGATGGAACAAACATTGAG GTAATGGTGACACAACAAAGAAGAGATTTGTTCATGAACATCCCAGccttgaaaaagcttgatgCAATGCTCATT GATTGCTTAGAAAAATTTAAAGACGAGAACGAGTTCTGGTATGTCTCAAAAGATGCTGATGAATCCGAGAAAGGTGTCCAGAGAGATGATAAATGGTGGCTACCTACAATCAAGGTTCCACCAGAGGGTCTCTCAGATACATGTCGAAAATGGCTTCAATATCAGAAAGATTGTGTGAACCAAGTACAGAAAGCATCTATGGCTATTAATGCACAAATACTCTCAGAAATGGAAATTCCTGAAAACTACATTGAATCTCTCCCTAAG GATATAGGACATTCTGTTCTGGAGAGCTATTCAAGGGTGCTAGAAAGCCTAGCTAACACGGTTATGTCACGCATCGAAGATGTCCTATACGCCGACTCTCTAACACAAAATCCATCACTTGAATTGGAAAAGTTGAACCTCTCATCAGCTGATTCCTCACCTCAATTTCCACTAAGTGGTATGTCAACTCCAAGGGAACTAGAGGCAGAGGTATTAAGTTCTGCTGCACAAACACCGACTTTATCTGATTTCATTGGTTGGAGTGAAGAGCTAGGAGACACAGGAATGAAGAAGAATCATTCGACGGGTAACTTGGAGGCTTATTTCAAAGGTGAAAATGACTACAATTGCATAGGGAAACTAGCTTGTATTACTCCCAAGAGATTATCCTACATTGAAAAGATTGGAAGTGGCCTAAGAAGTCCAACATCTCGACATTAA